The following coding sequences lie in one Arachis hypogaea cultivar Tifrunner chromosome 9, arahy.Tifrunner.gnm2.J5K5, whole genome shotgun sequence genomic window:
- the LOC112712056 gene encoding LEAF RUST 10 DISEASE-RESISTANCEUS RECEPTOR-LIKE PROTEIN KINASE-like 1.1 — MTPLHFLFFSFLFSLILLIVTAGNHENCPSSFTCGKLGTFRYPFTMAEHPECGLLPIQGCLLNATSPKLIQLGNNSKSVNLTAVVETNKIITIYDDGFHTSLDHNECDTLHNNYTLPPPSPLLSMYIKYNVTLFKCNHNPSTKPPSNYVNLGCRAHYGYEIYYDRENTHPDQEAAGVFSGCSVVQFASKDSTNTKDVLSFVSAEMVLEIVLSHDCDDCFNHRGGLCRLDNNNHFYCHLEPKSSKALKIGLGIGLGVGVTLLCILILVYLFRRKHAPSDLQYQSRSTHSDLNDLSRNPDPESGRDYFGVPLFSHEELSEATNNFHHSTQVGHGGFGTVYYGKLRDGREVAVKRLYDHNYRKMEQFMNEIEILTGMRHRNLVSLYGCTSRHSRKLLLVYEYVSNGTVAAHLHGDLARSETLPWNIRMKIAIETASSLSYLHASDIIHRDVKTNNILLDHHFCVKVADFGLSRLFPSDVTHVSTAPQGTPGYVDPEYYRCYQLTSKSDVYSFGVVLVELISSKPAVDMDRHKDEINLSDLAINKIQKSAFSELVDPSLGFDLDSEVKRMIVSVAELAFQCLQRDRALRPSMDEVLRALIIIESGKIKDEAEEVEAHVHTPPSPDLNDAAERIK, encoded by the exons ATGACTCCActtcatttcttgttcttttccttcttgttttcTCTCATTCTACTGATTGTTACTGCTGGGAACCATGAGAACTGTCCAAGCTCCTTTACTTGTGGAAAACTTGGGACTTTCCGGTACCCATTCACCATGGCAGAGCATCCTGAGTGTGGGTTGTTACCCATTCAAGGCTGCCTCCTCAATGCTACTTCACCTAAATTGATCCAACTTGGCAACAATAGCAAAAGCGTGAACCTTACTGCTGTAGTGGAGACCAATAAGATCATTACAATCTATGATGATGGTTTCCACACAAGTTTGGATCACAATGAATGTGATACTTTGCACAATAATTACACCCTTCCTCCACCTTCTCCACTTTTGTCTATGTATATTAAGTACAATGTAACTCTCTTCAAATGCAATCACAACCCTAGTACCAAGCCCCCTTCCAATTATGTTAATCTAGGATGCCGCGCCCACTACGGCTATGAAATCTATTATGATAGAGAAAATACCCATCCTGATCAAGAGGCTGCCGGAGTTTTTTCCGGCTGCTCGGTTGTCCAGTTTGCTTCAAAAGACTCCACCAATACCAAAGACGTTTTGTCCTTCGTTTCTGCTGAGATGGTTCTTGAAATAGTATTATCTCATGACTGTGATGACTGCTTCAATCACAGAGGAGGCCTTTGTAGACTTGACAACAATAACCACTTTTACTGCCACTTAG AGCCCAAGAGCAGTAAAGCCTTGAAGATCGGACTCGGAATAG GTTTAGGTGTTGGTGTCACCCTGCTATGCATTTTGATCCTTGTCTACTTGTTTAGACGAAAACATGCTCCTTCAGATCTTCAATACCAATCAAGAAGCACACACAGTGACTTGAATGATCTCTCTAGAAATCCAGACCCAGAAAGCGGAAGGGACTACTTTGGAGTCCCTCTCTTCTCTCACGAGGAGCTCAGTGAAGCTACAAATAATTTCCACCACTCCACCCAAGTTGGACATGGAGGCTTTGGAACCGTTTACTATG GAAAACTGCGAGATGGACGGGAAGTTGCTGTGAAGCGCCTCTATGATCACAACTACAGGAAAATGGAACAGTTTATGAACGAAATTGAGATCCTTACTGGCATGCGCCACAGAAACCTTGTGTCCCTCTATGGTTGCACCTCACGCCACAGTCGAAAATTATTGCTTGTGTATGAGTATGTTTCAAATGGAACTGTTGCTGCTCATCTCCATGGTGATTTAGCAAGGAGTGAAACACTGCCATGGAACATAAGGATGAAGATTGCCATTGAGACTGCAAGTTCATTGTCATATCTCCATGCCTCTGACATCATTCATCGTGATGTTAAAACCAATAACATTCTCCTTGACCACCATTTTTGTGTTAAGGTTGCGGATTTCGGCCTTTCAAGACTCTTCCCCAGTGATGTAACCCATGTCTCCACAGCACCACAAGGGACTCCAGGCTATGTTGACCCTGAATATTACCGCTGCTACCAGCTTACTAGCAAGAGTGATGTTTATAGTTTTGGAGTGGTGCTTGTTGAGCTTATATCTTCTAAGCCTGCTGTTGATATGGATAGGCATAAGGATGAGATTAACTTGTCTGATTTAGCCATAAACAAGATTCAAAAGAGTGCATTTAGCGAGCTGGTAGATCCTTCTCTTGGTTTTGATTTGGATAGTGAGGTAAAGAGGATGATAGTTTCCGTGGCAGAATTGGCTTTTCAGTGTTTGCAACGGGATAGGGCATTGAGGCCTTCCATGGATGAGGTTTTAAGGGCGCTGATCATTATTGAAAGTGGGAAGATTAAGGATGAAGCTGAAGAGGTAGAGGCACATGTACATACACCACCATCCCCGGATTTGAATGATGCTGCTGAAAGAATAAAGTAG